The DNA segment TACCTTCTCCCGACATACGTGCAAGTATTTCTTTAAATACTTCATCAGTAACATCACGCATATTTTTAAAATGAGATGTTTTTGCTCTTTCCATCGCACGTTCTACTTGATCAAATAACGTAGATGTTAGTGCATCAATATCAGCATTACCTTGATTCATTTCCTCTGTGCTGCTTAATAAAGCTCCACGTATTTCACGATAAATAGAATATCTTTTTACAAGATTTGCATAATGCATAATATTACGAGCACTCGGAGTAACGTCATAAACATCTACTATATACAACGAGGCATCCACGTTTTTGAATGCCCCACTGTTATTTATTTCTTCAAATATAGTAGTGGTGTCTGGTAGTATTCCCGCTTCATCAAGGCGTAAAATAGCACTATAAATATCTTTATTTTTTTCATCATAAAAATCTTCTGGATCAACTGTTGCTTTAACTTCTATCAACTTTTCAGGCTCTTGCATAAGAGCTCCCAGTAAAGATTGCTCTGCCAACAAGACAGAATCTATATGATATTTCATATTATCACCTATAAACTATTTCTTATTGTTCCACTACATGAACTTTAATAGTTCCTTCTACTTGATTATGTATTTTAATTTTTACATTTGTATATCCTAAAGCTTGAATTCCATTTGGTAAGTCAATTTTCTTTTTATCAACTTTTAAATCATGTTGTTTTTTCAATTCCTCAACAATTTGTTTTGAAGAAACTGATCCGAATAATCTTCCACCTTCTCCAGCTTTTACTTTAATCTTAACTTCTAATCCTTCTAATTGCTTTGCTAACAGATTTGCTTGAACTAACTCTTCTTGTTTATCTTTTTCTACACGTTTTTGTTGTCCTTTTAATGTTGCCATATTAGCAGTAGTTGCTTGTATAGCTTTTTTGTTAGTTATTAAAAATTTAGCATAACCATCTGCTATTTCTTTAACATCACCTTTTTTCCCTTTTCCTTTAACATCCTCTATAAAAATAACTTTCATTACCTTATCTCCTTTTTCCTTTATTTTCTTATGTTTCTAGCAGATTGATTCAAGTACTAATCTTCTTGCAATAACACCCTGTCTATCGCATCATTTAAGCGAACTAATGCCTCATCTAAATCTACACCTTCAATCTGTGTAGCTGCATTAGCAAGGTGCCCACCGCCACCAAGTTCTTCCATGACTAATTGAACATTCATATTCCCTAAAGATCTAGCCGAAATACCCACTTTATCTTCATCCAGATATCCTAAAGCAAAACTACATTCAATACCCTTTAATGTAAGCAGTAAATCTGCGCTTTGAGCAAGCATGACATTTGTATATCTCTTATCATCTGGCGCTTTAACGATAATTATCTCTGGTGTTTTTTGGATTGCATTATTAATAATTTCAACTCTACTCATAAAGTTTTCGATAGGTTCTTTTAGAATAGTCTTCACCTTTGTTGGATCTGCCCCATTACTACGTAAGTAAGCCGCAGCGTCAAAAGTTCTTGATCCTGTTCTTATTGAGAAGTTTTGAGTATCTACCACAATACCACCCAACATAATTGTCGCAGCTAATGGTGTAATTTTTTCAATCTTAGTTTGATATTCTATAAGCTCAGCTATCAACTCCGAAGATGACGAAGCATATGGCTCTATATAAGTCAGTAGCGGATTCGTAATTATATCTTCACCACGCCTATGATGGTCAATAACAACCTTTTTATTTGCTTTTGATAAAATAGCTGCATCAATGACACGTGAAGCATCAGATGTATCAACTACTATCAACGTTGTTTGTGGCGTCATAAGTTCCCAAGCTTCATCACTATCAACAAAAACATTTGACAATGTTTCATCAGTATCATTAATCTCAAACATTATTTTTTGGATTGTTTCATCCTGATCACTTTCATTTAAAATAATATAGCATTCTTTCCCTACTAACTTAGCAAAAGTATATATACCTATACATCCACCTATAGCATCAAAGTCTGGACGTTTATGCCCCATAACAATAATCTTGTCACTATCACTAATAATATCAGCTAAAGCATTTGACACAACACGAGCCTTAATACGAGTTCTTTTTTCCTGAGGATTTGTCTTACCTCCATAGAATTTAATTGTACCATCTATATCTTTCATGGCAACCTGATCTCCACCTCGTCCAAGAGCAAGATCTAACGAACTTTTCGCAAGTTCCCCTAATTCCGGTAAAAAGTCAGTTCCCATTCCTACCCCTATACTAAGAGTAATAGGAGCATCAAACTCCTCTTTTAAATTTCTAATAGAATCCAAAATTTGGAACTTATTTTTTTCTATTTTTTTAAGGTCTTTTACATTTAATAACCCTATAAATCTGTCTTCATCAATACGTTTAAGATAAATACTATTTTTCTTTGCCCATTCAGTTAATACTGTAACAACTTGTGAATCAAACTTACTTGCAACCTCATCATCAAGAGAATCATAAACATCTTCATAATTATCCAAACTTAAATTGAAAATAATAGGTCGAGTATCACGAAATCTCTGCATAACGACTTTACTTTCAGTAATATCAAAGAAATAAATATAACCACTATCTTTTTGATAATTCACCTTATAATGCTTCCCAAAAATCTCAAACTGATTATCTACTGGTGTTTCCAATTCAAAAAGATCTTTTATCTCTGGCATCAATTCTAAAATGTTTAACCCTTTTATCTCTTCTACTTTTATATTTTTGTAAATAAAGTTATTTGCCCACTCTATATTTCTATCCTTATCGATAACAATAATTCCTATAGGGAACTTATTAATACCTTTTTCTGTTGAATCTTTTATACGATTAGTCAATTTACTAATATATTTTTCAGTCTGTTCTGAAACTTTTTTCTTATAGTAGAAAAATAGCATAAACACGCTAAGACCTACTACTAGATAGACCGCTAAACTTATAAGATTCATTAATCCTATTATAATTGCACCAATAGTGTATAAAGCAAATATAACTATTTCATATTTTCTCTTTGCATTCATACTATTCTCCTTTCTTTATAATATATGTTTCTCGTAATCTAAACAAACTATCAACGAAACCTACCAACTCAAAAATAGAGCTGAAAATAATGATACCAAACACAGCTAACGCCTTAGTCACTGGTGAATCCCCTTTTTGTTCTATGAAAAAGAACGCTGTAAATAGACCATTTAAAACAAAAATCAATGATAAAATATTCGTTAAATTTTGTAAAAGTATATACCAAAAATTATAAGAATTAGCCCCCATCATAGATTCAACTATTAAGTATACCAATGTAATAGTTATGTATATATATCCCGTTTTAGTACTTATCATAATTCTGCTAAGTTTTGGAAATGTTGGTATTATAATGTATTCCCTTGATAGCATTGATAATGTATATTGTAGTAATGCCAAACTATAAATAAATAGTGAAATGAATAATGTTACAGGGAACGTTCTTTGTATATTTTCAAAACTTGATAAAACTAAACTCTTATCCAAAGATTGATTAGCTGTCAACATAGCATTAATATAATCATTTATAAACTTTAAAATTTCTTCTTGATTAATATTAATAACCCCATACTTTATAAGTAACAACACATAAAATGCTAATCCTATAAATAAGAATGTTGTAATTATAATAAGTAAATATATTTTTGAATATCTCTTAACTATAGATTGGTATATTAAATACGCAAGAAGCATGTGCATTACAAACCAAAACAGCATATGAGGTGATGATAAAAATACTAACATCGCTGTCCCAACAGCAGCAAGTGGTATATAAAATTTTAAACCTTTGGCCCCTAAAACATAAGTAAGAGGAAATATCGCTAAAAAGGCTGTTAATAATTCAACTTTTAACAAACTTCCCAAAAGTATTAATAATAAAAAGCTAATACTATAGGCTATAACTTTATTATTACTTGGTTCTCTATAGAAAAATTTACTATCAAGAAGTTTCTCTAACTCTCTCTTTAATGTTTCTGAAATGTTATTATCCAACTTAACACTCCTTTATTGTTTTTTATATCTATACTTCATGTATGATATCCTTTTTATTATACCAAATTTCGCTGTTTTTTGAAAGAATAGCGACGAAAATTAATTAAAATTTATGAGTAACTTTTCTACCAAAATAAATATAAATTCTTTCTTTTTCTCCAATAAAAAATAGAGATAGACATATCTAATATCTATCTCTTATTTAATCTCTACAGCATCATATCATCGTTAATAATATTACTTCCACTATTCTTTTTGAATAATTCTAGCAGTTTTGCTACGGTTAAATCTTTTTTCTCTTCACCTTTTATATCAACAACAACATGGCCTTCATGAAGCATAACTAGACGATCACCATATTCTATTGCATGTTCCATATTATGAGTTATCATAACTGTTGTTAAATTATTTTTCTTAATGATTTTATCCGTAAGGTTCATTACCATAGCGCTGGTTTTAGGATCAAGAGCTGCAGTATGTTCATCTAAAAGAAGAAGTTTAGGTTTAACAAGTGTCGACATAACCAAAGTTAACGCTTGGCGTTGCCCTCCTGATAGAAATTCCACACTACTCTTCAATCTATTTTCTAGACCTAATCCTAATTCCTCTAATGCTGTTTTGTAAAGTTCTCTATCATCTTTTTTTACACCTGGAGAAAAAGATCTTGATTTTCCTCTTTTTAGCGCTATCGCCATATTTTGCTCAACAGTCATCCTTGTAGCTGTTCCCATTTTTGGATCTTGAAATACACGCGAAATATCTTTTGAACGTTTTGTTACATCATCTTTTGTTACATCTACTCCATCTAAAGATACCATTCCACTATCTGGGAATAACACGCCCGCAATAACATTCATCAATGTAGACTTCCCAGCTCCGTTACTTCCTATTATAGAAACAAACTCCCCATCTTCTATCTCCAAACAAAGATTTCTAAGAACATAATTTTCATTTATCGTTCCTTTTTCAAATGTTTTTTCTATATTCTTTAATACTAAACTCATTTTTATCTCCTAACACCCTTTGGGAATTTTTTCTCTAATTCAGGTATAAATAAAATTATTGCTAAAATAATTGCTGAGAATAATTTTACAAGTTGGGTATCCATACCTGGTATCTCTAATACTAATGAAATAACAAGTCTATAAATAATTGAACCGATAATTATAGAGGCTATTCTCTTACCTAGGCTAAGGTTTTTGATAACTACTTCTGCGATTATAATAGAAGCAAGACCTATAACAATTGTTCCTACCCCCATATTCAAATCAGCAAAACCATTATTTTGAGCAAGGAGCGCTCCTGATAAAGCAATAAAACCATTACTTATCATATAGCCTAAGATTTTCATATTATCTATTCGTATACCATTAGCTGCACTCATATCTTCATTATCACCTGTTGATAAAATCGCTAGCCCTACTTCTGTTTTTAAGAACACAGTTAACAAGACTATTAATACCAATGAAAATACTAACCCTAATAGAATTACCGCATAGACTTTTGGTATTCCAAAACCTTGTAACATTGTCACCAATGTTTTTTCTTTTAATAATGCTATATTAGCTTTCCCTAAAATTTTCAAGTTTATTGAGTATAACCCTGTTAAAGTTATAATCCCTGTTAACAATGCCGGAATTTTCATTTTTGTATGCAATAAACCAGAAACCACCCCTATAACAAGTCCTCCTAGCATTCCTAAAAAGGTTGCTAAAAAAGGATTCATACCATTCACCAAACTTATTGCACATATAGCTGCACCTAATGGAAAACTTCCCTCTGCTGTCAAATCGGGAATATCTAACAATCTAAAAGTTATATATACCCCTATGGCCATAATCGACCAAAGTAAACCTTGTGAAACACTTGATAATAATATATCCATCTTATCCTCCTATATTATCCTAATACTTTTAATAATTCTTCTTTATTCAAACCTAATGCACGCACCATATCATCATTTATATCAACAGCTAACTTTTTAGGTTGTTCAACTGGTAATTCTGATATTTTCTTACCTTTTAAGATTTGCGCTGCTTGACGGCCTGCTTGACGACCTATCTCTTTGTAGTCTACACCGTAAGTAACCAACATTCCTTCTAAAACTGCTTTATCTCCTCCTAATGCTGGAACTTTTTTCTCTTTTAAAACTGCACCAATTGTTGAAATTGTTGACGCTACCGTAGTGTCTGTTGGGAAGTAAATTGCATCTACTTCACTCGCTAGCGATGTAATAACTTGTTGAACATCATTTGTTGTAGTTACTGTTTTTTCTACAACTTCTACACCAGATTTTTTCAAAGTTTCTTTTGCAATCTTAGCTTGTGCTTCAGAGTTTACTTCACTCGAATTGTAGAAAATTCCTACTTTTTTTGCTTTTGGAACTATTTTTAGTAATTTCTCTATTTGTTTATCTACTGGCGTTAAGTCAACAGTTCCTGTTACATTTCCTTCTGGAGCGTCTGTTTTAACCAATAATGAAGCAGCTACCGGATCCGTTACAGCTGTGAAAATAGTCGGTGTTCTATCATCAACATTAACCATAGCTTGTGCTGCAGGTGTTGCTATAACAAAATTTAAATCATTTTTTCTTGCAAGCTGTTCAGCTATAGTTTGAAGATTACTCTGATCTCCCATAGCATTTTGAACATTAAAAGTTACCTTGTCCGAAGTGTATCCTTCTTCTGCCAACGCTTCTACAAAACCTTCTCTTGCACTAGTTAAAGCATTATGTTCAGCGTATTGCAAAACTCCTATTTTTATATTATCTGTTTTAACTTCACCTTTATTGCTACAACCACCAAGTACTAATAAACTTATTCCTAACAATACTTTTAATTTTTTAAATTTCATTTTCTTTTTCTCCTTTTTATTTTTTAATTTTAAGATCTTCCTAAAAGAAAAAACCGTCTAGAATGTTCTAAACGGTTTTCAATAGTTTCTATACAAGTTTAAAAAGTTCTTAACCTCGTATTATTTTTTATAAACTGTTAGCCCGCTTAGAATATTCCTCTATGCGAGCATCACCAAACTCTACAGCTCCCATAGATACAAACCTTGTTTGTACCTATAAGACCTAAGTACAAACACTATCTAATAGTAGCTGTAGTAATAATTATTTAATTGTGTATTAAATAATTTTGATGATAACATAACAGTGTTCCTCTCTTTTTATCTTGTTATTTTTAGTCTAGCACTGCTATTTCTGTTTGTCAAGTAATTTCCTAAAGAATTCTGAAAATTTAACAAACTAGTACTTTTTATTTAAGAAAAAATGAGTATATCGCTATCTTGATATACTCATCTTTTATAATACTTAACTATCTTTTACTTTTAATTTTACCATAATCATACTTATCAAGGTTATTCCAATTACTATTAAAAATATTGCTTTACTTTGGCTAAAACCAAACAAACCATGTTTAATATGTTTAGCTATCCACACATAAACATAATCCCCGTAATAAATACCTAAAGCAAAGAACGCTTGGTAAATACCCATACTAACGTTACGATACTCTCTGTCAAAATATTGCATTGCTAGTGCAATAAGAATATTGTACGCTCCACCATATCCTAAACCATTTAGAGTATAGCTAAAATAAATTATATATGGATTGTTGATATATAAGGCTATTATGTAAAAAGTTAATAAGCATCCAAGTAAAAATAACAATGTTTTTTGAATTCCCCATTTATGAGTAAGGTACACTCCTACAAGAACACCTGCAATTAATTGTGGCACAGCAAAAACCGCATCTATATACGCCAACATAAGTGGTGTCATATTTAAATCAGTCTTCCCATAAGCGATCATATTTGCCCCACTGGTAGAAAACTTGATAAATGATAATAAGACAGCTAATAAACAAATATAAATAAAACTCTTATGTTTTAAAACTACCTTAACCTTATTAAATGAAAAATCACTATCAACAGGACGATAATCCTTCATCATAAAAGTTAGAACAAATGTTATTAGAGCTATAATTCCTGATACAAGCCACATATAATTAAACTGTTTATATGTATCCATTGTTAATATATATTGAATTGGAGCCGCCATAAATTCTGCTAAAAGTGGTGCTATAGATAAAATAGACACCGACACCGCCGCCTTATCTTTCGAAAATGTTTCTGAGAAAATAACATTAAATAATGCTAGCATTGTCGCACTAATCCCTAATGACAACGAAGATAAATAAAGTGTTAAATAATTTGCATTAAACGCCACTAAAAACGAGGTCAAAATTAACAAGAATAACGCAATCTGTATAAACACTTTACGACGTTTAAAAATATCACTCGCCAAAAACATCGGCAACCTAACGATTAAACTCATAAGACCATAGCCAGCGGCTATTTGTGCCGCTAAAACCGGAGTTAAAGACAATCCACCTTGCTCTATTGGTGTTATCGCATAAAGCTTCCTATAAGCTCTTATTATACTAATCGCCGTCCAAAACAGCACCAAAATCCAAAAAATTATTATTTGCTCTTTTTTTAGTTCAAATTTTTTAGATAAGTAATATACTAATACCAAAATAAAAACTATCATTATTAATGAAAATAAAATTTTTGTTTTAACCATCTCCTAACTAATTTTATTCAGCTAATAAATTATATCACAAAATCTAGTTTATAGTTATAAAATATACCTATCAAATTTTATGATGTTTTTTGTTATTTCTTCAATAAAACCCTAGTGCATACTTTTCGCAAGAACTAAAAAACTAATTTCTGAATTTGGAAAAAGTTCTTTTAGTGGTTTTGCACAAGATAATAGGGTATTTCCACTGGTAAAAACATCGTCGATTATAAGCACTTTGGAAATATTTGTGTCAGACATAGTAGAAGATGATGTATAAAATGGATGTCCCGCTCTTTGCTTATGTAGCTTCGCTTGTTTAGGTCGATAATCAGACTCTAGAATTTTCTCAAATTTTACATTACACAAAGTGCAAAGTTGTTCTATATGATCAAAGCTGCGAATTACTTTTCTCTCATTATTAGCTGGAACTATTGTAATTAAATCAAAATTATACTCTTCAAAAAATTTTCTAAACAGACTTTTATACTTTAGGCATTCTTCTACGTCTCCTCCATATTTAATCGCATAAATGCTATCTTTCAAAAATTCATAATCAGCGAGATAATACAAGGTATATTCTCCTAACTGTTCTATATTTATATTTAGATTTATCTTACAACTTTCACACAAAATAAAACTTTTCTTTTTCGAAAAAACATTTTTAAACCCTAATTTCTCTTTGATTTCTTTTTTACAAAAACTACATTCCATTATCTACTCCCTATTTAATCGTCTATACTTGGCTAAGTTATTCATATAGTTTATTTCTTTTATCGCAAGCTTCATATTTTTATTAATTTTATCTGCTAAAAACACGATTTCCCCGCTATAATCGTATTCTTTCCTTCCTACTCGTCCTGCTATTTGTATCAACGCCTCTTTGGTAAAGATTTTATGATTAGATTCGAATACTAAAACATCTAGATAATCAAATGTGACGCCTCTTTCAAGTATAGTAGTTGTAATTAATATGTCTATCTCCCACTTTTTGAACTTCTCCACCTTTTCTTGCCGTTTTTCATCTTCACTATAAACAAAATCTATAACTATATCATCCACTAGACTTTTTTCTAAATATAATTTTAAGCTTTTACTCATAGCGATAGTTGGAGCAAATATTAATAATCTCCTAGCTAGTTCTAATCTTTGAGTAATAAACTGCGTAATGTACTGTGACTTCTTGTCATAGGTAAATACTTTACTTTGTTCTATTTTTATTTTTGGAATAGGAAGCAAATACCCATGAAATCTTATAGGAATTTTTATAATCTCATCGACCAGTTTTTTTACTTTATCTGATGGTGTTGCTGATAAAAACACTAATGTTCCCTGATTTTTTAGACTTGTCATAGCTCCTTGTTCTAAACATTCATCACCGTAGTATGGAAAAGCATCTACCTCATCTACTATCACGACATCAAAATAATTATAATATTTTATAAGTTGATGTGTAGTCATTAGATAAAAGTGCGAATCAACTAGATTTTTTTTATCCCCATGAAGAACACTTATAGGAATATCGCTGAAATCCCTATTAAAACGCCTAGCTAGTTCTTGGACAACATCTTTTCGTGGAATAGCCATACAGACTTTTTTATTATTTTTTATATTATTGTAGATAACCTTATAGACTATTTCTGTTTTACCTGCACCGCAGACCGCCCAGATTAAAGTATTCTTCCTTAATTCGCTATTTTCTACTATTTTCTCACTTGCTTCTTTCTGAACATCACTTAAGATTACTGGCGGTTCTTTTAGTTTATTAATTTTATTAAAAGGAATATTTATATAAAATCTTAAAAAATAATTATCACATCTTCCGAACTCTAGACATCTTTTACAATATGTTATTTTTGTCCCTTCCGTTTCATAACTAAAAAATAGTTTTTGATTTTTATTATCACACTGAAGACAATGATAATTTCTTTCTTCTCCTTGAACAACATATACCTTGTCAATATAAGTCGACTCTTCTAAATAATGAATTTTTACTTTAAGTCGTAAAAGTTTAGAAATAGAAAGGAGTAGCCCATTATACACTCTTAAAAACTCTAAATCACAAGCTTTTAAAGTATAGACTACTCCCGTTATTATATCGTTGTAAATTTCTTCAAAATCTTTGTTTACTTCTCCAAATTTTATATAATCATTATAAATTTCTTTATAACTATTTAACTTTTCTTCTTCATCTCTTTTTGAATAACGAACACAATAAAGTGCTTCGATAAACTCACTATATTCTTCAAAAAACATAACCTACTCCCCACAGTTACCTTTTAAAAATATTTCATAATCCCTTTTAATTTTTACTATCGAATATAACAAAGATTACAAAAGTTCATCTC comes from the Gemella morbillorum genome and includes:
- the rplI gene encoding 50S ribosomal protein L9, producing MKVIFIEDVKGKGKKGDVKEIADGYAKFLITNKKAIQATTANMATLKGQQKRVEKDKQEELVQANLLAKQLEGLEVKIKVKAGEGGRLFGSVSSKQIVEELKKQHDLKVDKKKIDLPNGIQALGYTNVKIKIHNQVEGTIKVHVVEQ
- a CDS encoding DHH family phosphoesterase; translation: MNAKRKYEIVIFALYTIGAIIIGLMNLISLAVYLVVGLSVFMLFFYYKKKVSEQTEKYISKLTNRIKDSTEKGINKFPIGIIVIDKDRNIEWANNFIYKNIKVEEIKGLNILELMPEIKDLFELETPVDNQFEIFGKHYKVNYQKDSGYIYFFDITESKVVMQRFRDTRPIIFNLSLDNYEDVYDSLDDEVASKFDSQVVTVLTEWAKKNSIYLKRIDEDRFIGLLNVKDLKKIEKNKFQILDSIRNLKEEFDAPITLSIGVGMGTDFLPELGELAKSSLDLALGRGGDQVAMKDIDGTIKFYGGKTNPQEKRTRIKARVVSNALADIISDSDKIIVMGHKRPDFDAIGGCIGIYTFAKLVGKECYIILNESDQDETIQKIMFEINDTDETLSNVFVDSDEAWELMTPQTTLIVVDTSDASRVIDAAILSKANKKVVIDHHRRGEDIITNPLLTYIEPYASSSSELIAELIEYQTKIEKITPLAATIMLGGIVVDTQNFSIRTGSRTFDAAAYLRSNGADPTKVKTILKEPIENFMSRVEIINNAIQKTPEIIIVKAPDDKRYTNVMLAQSADLLLTLKGIECSFALGYLDEDKVGISARSLGNMNVQLVMEELGGGGHLANAATQIEGVDLDEALVRLNDAIDRVLLQED
- a CDS encoding DUF2232 domain-containing protein, producing the protein MDNNISETLKRELEKLLDSKFFYREPSNNKVIAYSISFLLLILLGSLLKVELLTAFLAIFPLTYVLGAKGLKFYIPLAAVGTAMLVFLSSPHMLFWFVMHMLLAYLIYQSIVKRYSKIYLLIIITTFLFIGLAFYVLLLIKYGVININQEEILKFINDYINAMLTANQSLDKSLVLSSFENIQRTFPVTLFISLFIYSLALLQYTLSMLSREYIIIPTFPKLSRIMISTKTGYIYITITLVYLIVESMMGANSYNFWYILLQNLTNILSLIFVLNGLFTAFFFIEQKGDSPVTKALAVFGIIIFSSIFELVGFVDSLFRLRETYIIKKGE
- a CDS encoding ABC transporter ATP-binding protein; translated protein: MSLVLKNIEKTFEKGTINENYVLRNLCLEIEDGEFVSIIGSNGAGKSTLMNVIAGVLFPDSGMVSLDGVDVTKDDVTKRSKDISRVFQDPKMGTATRMTVEQNMAIALKRGKSRSFSPGVKKDDRELYKTALEELGLGLENRLKSSVEFLSGGQRQALTLVMSTLVKPKLLLLDEHTAALDPKTSAMVMNLTDKIIKKNNLTTVMITHNMEHAIEYGDRLVMLHEGHVVVDIKGEEKKDLTVAKLLELFKKNSGSNIINDDMML
- a CDS encoding ABC transporter permease — its product is MDILLSSVSQGLLWSIMAIGVYITFRLLDIPDLTAEGSFPLGAAICAISLVNGMNPFLATFLGMLGGLVIGVVSGLLHTKMKIPALLTGIITLTGLYSINLKILGKANIALLKEKTLVTMLQGFGIPKVYAVILLGLVFSLVLIVLLTVFLKTEVGLAILSTGDNEDMSAANGIRIDNMKILGYMISNGFIALSGALLAQNNGFADLNMGVGTIVIGLASIIIAEVVIKNLSLGKRIASIIIGSIIYRLVISLVLEIPGMDTQLVKLFSAIILAIILFIPELEKKFPKGVRR
- a CDS encoding ABC transporter substrate-binding protein; this translates as MKFKKLKVLLGISLLVLGGCSNKGEVKTDNIKIGVLQYAEHNALTSAREGFVEALAEEGYTSDKVTFNVQNAMGDQSNLQTIAEQLARKNDLNFVIATPAAQAMVNVDDRTPTIFTAVTDPVAASLLVKTDAPEGNVTGTVDLTPVDKQIEKLLKIVPKAKKVGIFYNSSEVNSEAQAKIAKETLKKSGVEVVEKTVTTTNDVQQVITSLASEVDAIYFPTDTTVASTISTIGAVLKEKKVPALGGDKAVLEGMLVTYGVDYKEIGRQAGRQAAQILKGKKISELPVEQPKKLAVDINDDMVRALGLNKEELLKVLG
- a CDS encoding MFS transporter, with translation MVKTKILFSLIMIVFILVLVYYLSKKFELKKEQIIIFWILVLFWTAISIIRAYRKLYAITPIEQGGLSLTPVLAAQIAAGYGLMSLIVRLPMFLASDIFKRRKVFIQIALFLLILTSFLVAFNANYLTLYLSSLSLGISATMLALFNVIFSETFSKDKAAVSVSILSIAPLLAEFMAAPIQYILTMDTYKQFNYMWLVSGIIALITFVLTFMMKDYRPVDSDFSFNKVKVVLKHKSFIYICLLAVLLSFIKFSTSGANMIAYGKTDLNMTPLMLAYIDAVFAVPQLIAGVLVGVYLTHKWGIQKTLLFLLGCLLTFYIIALYINNPYIIYFSYTLNGLGYGGAYNILIALAMQYFDREYRNVSMGIYQAFFALGIYYGDYVYVWIAKHIKHGLFGFSQSKAIFLIVIGITLISMIMVKLKVKDS
- a CDS encoding ComF family protein — its product is MECSFCKKEIKEKLGFKNVFSKKKSFILCESCKINLNINIEQLGEYTLYYLADYEFLKDSIYAIKYGGDVEECLKYKSLFRKFFEEYNFDLITIVPANNERKVIRSFDHIEQLCTLCNVKFEKILESDYRPKQAKLHKQRAGHPFYTSSSTMSDTNISKVLIIDDVFTSGNTLLSCAKPLKELFPNSEISFLVLAKSMH
- a CDS encoding DEAD/DEAH box helicase, whose protein sequence is MFFEEYSEFIEALYCVRYSKRDEEEKLNSYKEIYNDYIKFGEVNKDFEEIYNDIITGVVYTLKACDLEFLRVYNGLLLSISKLLRLKVKIHYLEESTYIDKVYVVQGEERNYHCLQCDNKNQKLFFSYETEGTKITYCKRCLEFGRCDNYFLRFYINIPFNKINKLKEPPVILSDVQKEASEKIVENSELRKNTLIWAVCGAGKTEIVYKVIYNNIKNNKKVCMAIPRKDVVQELARRFNRDFSDIPISVLHGDKKNLVDSHFYLMTTHQLIKYYNYFDVVIVDEVDAFPYYGDECLEQGAMTSLKNQGTLVFLSATPSDKVKKLVDEIIKIPIRFHGYLLPIPKIKIEQSKVFTYDKKSQYITQFITQRLELARRLLIFAPTIAMSKSLKLYLEKSLVDDIVIDFVYSEDEKRQEKVEKFKKWEIDILITTTILERGVTFDYLDVLVFESNHKIFTKEALIQIAGRVGRKEYDYSGEIVFLADKINKNMKLAIKEINYMNNLAKYRRLNRE